The following nucleotide sequence is from uncultured Methanobrevibacter sp..
CGCCCAAAAGGGGGCTGAATCTGTCGGCGCTGAAACTGAATACTTCAACTTATATGATTTGGTGTTTAAGGGATGCAGAAGCTGTCTTGCATGTAAGCTCAAGGAAAAGACAAAGGGAAAATGCTACTGGAGAGATGACCTCACACCTGTAATTGACAAGATTCTTGATGCCGATTGCCTTTTGATTGGCTCACCGATTTACTTCGGCCAGCCTACAAGTGAGTTTCGAGCTTTAATTGAAAGGCTGATATTCTGCATAATGTCATATGATGACGGGTCCAGCTATTTCACCGGAAAGGTCAATGTAGGCATTTTTTATACCATGAACGCTCCGAAGGAGTTTTATGAGCAATCAATGAAGGATAGTCTTGCAACCACCGAGTATCTGTTCTCATTTTTAAACGGTGAAATCGTGACTTATCCTGTATGTGACACCATTCAGGTCAGCGATTATTCAAAGTTCAACATGGCAGGCTTTTCCCAGGAAGCCAAGGAAAAGCAATGGATTCTGCAGTTTCCGAATGACCTGGAAAAGGCATTTGAGATTGGTGCGGAGCTATCCAAATAAAGGCGATTGTAATTAATGCCGGTCCCAAAAGAATGGACTACAATGTAAATATTGCTAAATCCACATTAAGCGGTGAGGAATCTCTCTTTTGGATGTTTAATGGTGATGTTGAAATCCGTTCTTTCAGAACTATCACTAAAAGGGAAATTTCACGGGAAATGATGATTTAGAAAACAGAAAAAAGGAATTTGAAAGAGATTCTGATAATGTTTTTGAAATTGTTGCCAATCTGTGCGGTTAATTTTTTTTCAAAAAGTTGCGTATACAAATTTTAAAAATGAATACATTTATATACTAGGTCATCAAAATAATTAATTGTATACAAAAATACAATTTGTAATACAAATTTGTAGATGATACTAATGACAGACCAAAAAAGAACTAAAAAATTTGTATTTGGAAATGAAAGGTTCGGAGGATCCTACGCTCCAGGGGAATTCCAGTTAAATTTCCCTGAGGACATGTCAAGGGAAGACTTTGAAGAGATTTTCTCCAAAAAATTGGAATCCCTCCACAAAAGGGGAAATGACCTGAAAGAGGAATTCTTTGACAATACAACAAAAAGAAAGGAAAACCTAAAACCTTTGAGCATACGTGTGAAATCTCATACGAAGGAATTCTTCAAGAACAATTCAATACTCTCTCCAAGAGACGTGCTTGAAATGTATGAGGAGTTCAACAGCGGAAGTGAAGCATTCATAAATTCATTACTCGAAGAAGAAAAGGAACTTGAAAACGAACTTGCAGAACTTCAGGAAAAACTACACAATGCGAAACTATTCAAGGAAAAGTTGGTTGACCTAAAACCTGAAAGTGACATACTGACCGACCAGGATAACCTCTTAAATTTAAAACAGAAGTACGAAAGATCAGAAGTAAAGAAAATCGGTAATGAAACTCCGCTCGGAAAGGCTCAAAACGATATCATTGAGGATATTCAAACATACAACACAACAGTCATTAGTGTATATGACAGTCAGGTACTGGTTATTGAAGTGCTTACAAACGCCCAGCCGGTCGTATACTACTTTAAAAATGAATACTCAAAAGATGATATCTCAGAGATTTTAAGTAAGGTTGAAGAATACTGTGGGGAAAACGATATTGAATATTCCCTGAGTGAAGATTCAATCTTTGATGAATAATTATTATTAAGTGTGATTTCTCACACTCCTATTTTTTTATACTAATTATTTTTAAATATAATAAAGAATTAATTATAATCATGTCTGATTTTGAAGAAATTATAAACACAAGAAGAAGCATTCGCGAATATGCTGACAGGGATGTCAGCGATGAGGATATCATAAAAATTATCAGGGCAGGAATGCAGGCTCCAGGATCAAGGCTTAAGGCCGAACCATGGGAGTTTGTAATTGTCAAGGACAAGGAAACCCTTGCAAAGCTTGGTGAAATCAAGCCACGTGTCACCAATGCGCCTGTTGCAATCGTTTTGGTTGCAAACATTGAAAGGGCATTTTACAAAACAGTATGGCAGCAGGATATGGGAGCCGCTGCAGAAAACATGCTGCTTGAAGCGGTCAACCTTGGACTGGGCGGTCTCTGGAATGGTGTGGCTCCTGAAGAGGAAAGGATGGCTGCAATCGGTAAAATCATTGGAATCGATGATATAACTGATACCAAACCGTACTGTATAATAACCATAGGTTATCCTGCCGAAGGATGGGAAAACAAGTTTATGGACAAGTTTGACGAGACAAGGATTCACTATGAAAAATACTAGATATGATTTTGAAAGTGTCATAGACAGGCACAATACCAATTCCGTCAAATGGGATTTATTTGATGACGATTTGCCTATGTGGGTAGCCGACATGGACTTTAGTGTGGCTCCTAATATTCAAAAGGCCATATTAAACAGGGCAAAGCATCCGGTTTACGGTTACACAATTGTTCCGGATGAGCTTTTTGAGGCTTATATCAGCTGGTGGGACAGACGTTATGGCTTGAAGATGTCAAGTGATGATATAGCATATGCAATA
It contains:
- a CDS encoding flavodoxin family protein; protein product: MKTIVINASPRKKWNTAEIMQSAQKGAESVGAETEYFNLYDLVFKGCRSCLACKLKEKTKGKCYWRDDLTPVIDKILDADCLLIGSPIYFGQPTSEFRALIERLIFCIMSYDDGSSYFTGKVNVGIFYTMNAPKEFYEQSMKDSLATTEYLFSFLNGEIVTYPVCDTIQVSDYSKFNMAGFSQEAKEKQWILQFPNDLEKAFEIGAELSK
- a CDS encoding nitroreductase family protein → MSDFEEIINTRRSIREYADRDVSDEDIIKIIRAGMQAPGSRLKAEPWEFVIVKDKETLAKLGEIKPRVTNAPVAIVLVANIERAFYKTVWQQDMGAAAENMLLEAVNLGLGGLWNGVAPEEERMAAIGKIIGIDDITDTKPYCIITIGYPAEGWENKFMDKFDETRIHYEKY